One Mya arenaria isolate MELC-2E11 chromosome 5, ASM2691426v1 genomic window carries:
- the LOC128233462 gene encoding tripartite motif-containing protein 45-like, with the protein MEKMATPDVLQSTPTMQAEDFSVCSLCQETFKRPKILTCLHTFCCECLNDYIGKNVENASKAVVFSCPSCDMDIEVPALATDGRYADVIKNDQFMESFVELKNALQDDKSCDICVRRDASVVAKNWCTDCNDALCEACSQVHLHVKVTSSHTMTSLEEMRKQPLDLIMRKKSKVNCDRHGESITLFCVDCKDPLCVQCLAVSHRRCENVITVNDAVTSKTDIDNILETLRSFQMSLDNVDGLSVVEKELEDSVENTRNEITYLSNSLCAKIREQEQFLLKRLDEKSSEARNILKERTEPRKVQTKTAKAASQRMNNLLRFGSDVEVLMAFNQIKKQVDDFNLQMGETNPEKLKVSIEFTPDDTSLTYLDEMKMLGELRIETGADDGISCWGVTCTSLDDIIVTDCKNKRIQKFSKGGELVDHIQLDDEPRDISTCGHGDDVAVPLIGRLIMFIATRKSLALIRRTKTERQYDGISYSNTESYLVVSCLREQCVDLIQLDGQVLRSYVNDPNGDPLFDQPRYVSAAIDGTIIVSDIGKHGVKCINQRGEVMFNYTAHNDMRNPQGVCVDKIGNVFLADNSNDRIQLLTSRGEFQRYVLVKDSGLERPCAIFVSSSNRLIIVQNDGMVKVYSYC; encoded by the coding sequence ATGGAAAAGATGGCCACCCCCGATGTTCTACAATCAACGCCGACCATGCAAGCCGAGGATTTTAGTGTTTGTTCACTCTGCCAGGAGACGTTTAAACGTCCAAAGATTTTGACGTGCTTACACACTTTTTGCTGCGAGtgtttgaatgattacattggTAAGAATGTGGAGAACGCATCTAAGGCAGTTGTATTTTCTTGCCCTTCTTGTGATATGGATATCGAAGTACCTGCTCTTGCCACCGATGGACGGtacgctgacgtcataaagaaCGACCAGTTTATGGAATCATTTGTGGAACTAAAGAATGCTCTTCAAGATGACAAATCGTGTGACATCTGCGTAAGAAGAGATGCATCTGTCGTTGCTAAGAACTGGTGCACGGACTGTAATGACGCACTGTGCGAAGCGTGTTCTCAGGTGCATTTACACGTAAAAGTGACGTCATCACATACTATGACGTCATTGGAAGAAATGAGAAAACAGCCGTTAGATCTGATCATGAGGAAGAAAAGTAAGGTCAATTGTGATAGACATGGGGAGAGTATAACATTGTTTTGCGTTGACTGTAAGGATCCTCTTTGCGTACAATGTTTGGCTGTGTCGCATAGGCGTTGTGAAAATGTGATCACCGTAAATGACGCCGTGACGTCAAAGACGGACATAGacaatattttggaaacttTGCGGTCTTTTCAGATGTCGTTGGATAATGTTGATGGGTTGAGCGTAGTTGAAAAGGAATTGGAAGATTCAGTTGAAAATACTAGAAATGAAATAACGTACCTGAGCAATTCATTATGTGCAAAAATCAGAGAGCAAGAACAATTCCTCTTGAAAAGACTGGACGAAAAATCTAGCGAAGCTAGAAATATCCTGAAAGAACGAACAGAGCCGCGTAAAGTCCAGACCAAAACCGCAAAAGCCGCCAGCCAACGAATGAACAATCTTCTCCGATTCGGCAGTGACGTTGAAGTTCTGATGGCGTTTAACCAAATAAAGAAACAAGTCGATGATTTCAATCTGCAGATGGGAGAAACCAATCCAGAAAAGCTTAAAGTGAGTATTGAATTCACCCCAGACGACACCAGTCTTACATATTTGGATGAAATGAAGATGCTTGGGGAACTAAGAATCGAGACAGGCGCAGATGACGGCATATCGTGTTGGGGCGTCACCTGTACGTCACTGGATGATATCATCGTGACGGACTGCAAAAATAAACGTATACAGAAATTCAGCAAGGGCGGAGAGCTTGTCGATCATATTCAACTTGACGACGAACCACGAGACATCAGCACGTGCGGTCACGGTGATGACGTAGCTGTTCCGTTAATTGGACGTCTTATAATGTTCATTGCAACGCGTAAATCGCTTGCGTTGATACGCCGTACCAAAACGGAACGTCAGTATGACGGTATATCTTACTCAAACACGGAGAGCTATCTAGTTGTGAGTTGCCTTAGAGAACAATGCGTCGACTTGATCCAACTCGATGGCCAGGTGCTACGATCGTACGTCAACGACCCAAACGGCGATCCGTTGTTTGACCAACCGCGTTACGTTTCCGCTGCAATAGATGGAACTATTATCGTCTCTGATATAGGTAAACACGGTGTGAAGTGTATAAACCAGCGAGGGGAGGTTATGTTTAATTACACCGCCCATAACGACATGCGGAACCCTCAAGGCGTCTGCGTTGATAAAATCGGTAACGTCTTCCTGGCAGACAATTCGAATGATCGAATTCAGCTGCTGACGAGTCGTGGCGAGTTTCAGAGATACGTGCTAGTGAAAGACTCGGGACTAGAGAGGCCTTGTGCTATTTTCGTGAGCAGCTCCAACCGACTCATTATTGTTCAGAACGACGGGATGGTGAAAGTGTACAGCTATTGTTAA